Proteins encoded together in one Roseofilum reptotaenium CS-1145 window:
- the nagA gene encoding N-acetylglucosamine-6-phosphate deacetylase produces the protein MNPNLNIINAHLPGYQDKQNIVIKEGKIQAILPTQDQQSSDQPILDVQGDWISLAGIDLQINGALGLAFPEITHADETKLNQICQFLWQQGVSYFLPTLVTTSIENIHRSLKVFSQFSPPKNAAKPLGVHLEGPCLNQEKRGAHPWEYLLPLTLENMKQVLGDYAEVVKVITLAPELDPTGEVISYLTSLGITVSLGHSQATLKQAKLAFAQGATMVTHAFNAMPSLHHRDPGLLGAALVNSQVYCGLIADGIHVCPTMIDIVLRANSKNIFLVSDALSPLGLPDGIYPWDNRQIEVKQGTARLLDGTLSGTTLSLFSGVENLVRWGVCELGEAIELATETPRKALGLSGFSAGQSADLLRWSWDEEEQQLTWERID, from the coding sequence ATGAATCCTAATCTAAATATTATTAACGCCCACCTTCCCGGATACCAAGATAAACAGAATATAGTCATTAAAGAAGGAAAGATTCAAGCCATCTTACCCACCCAAGACCAACAGAGTTCCGACCAACCCATTCTAGATGTGCAAGGCGACTGGATCTCCTTGGCCGGAATCGACTTACAGATCAATGGCGCATTGGGATTAGCCTTTCCCGAAATTACCCACGCAGATGAGACAAAACTCAATCAAATTTGTCAATTTTTATGGCAACAAGGCGTTAGCTATTTCTTGCCAACTCTAGTTACGACATCCATTGAAAATATCCACCGATCCTTAAAGGTTTTCTCCCAATTTTCACCCCCTAAAAATGCGGCTAAACCCTTGGGTGTTCATTTAGAAGGACCATGCTTAAACCAAGAAAAACGGGGCGCTCATCCTTGGGAATATCTGCTTCCCTTAACTCTAGAAAACATGAAACAGGTATTGGGAGACTATGCAGAAGTTGTAAAAGTCATCACCCTTGCGCCAGAACTCGATCCCACGGGTGAAGTGATTTCCTACTTAACCTCCTTGGGAATTACAGTCAGTCTCGGTCACTCCCAAGCTACCCTAAAGCAAGCGAAATTGGCCTTTGCACAGGGCGCAACTATGGTAACTCATGCGTTTAATGCCATGCCTAGTTTACACCATCGAGACCCCGGTTTATTGGGTGCTGCGTTAGTGAATTCTCAGGTGTATTGTGGGTTAATTGCTGATGGAATTCATGTGTGTCCGACGATGATTGATATTGTATTGCGGGCGAATTCTAAAAACATTTTCCTGGTTAGTGATGCTCTATCACCTCTAGGTTTGCCGGATGGGATTTATCCCTGGGATAATCGACAAATTGAAGTCAAACAGGGAACTGCACGGTTACTCGATGGTACGTTGTCGGGCACGACATTATCGTTATTTTCGGGAGTAGAAAATTTAGTGCGCTGGGGTGTTTGTGAGTTAGGTGAAGCTATTGAGTTGGCGACAGAAACCCCTAGGAAAGCATTGGGACTGTCTGGATTTTCTGCGGGGCAATCGGCTGATTTGTTGCGTTGGTCTTGGGATGAGGAAGAGCAGCAATTGACTTGGGAGAGGATAGATTAG
- a CDS encoding ammonium transporter — MLWGRRSTLNWIACIPLSAIIVVIWEVAAQAQEAAQPGSPEYIQGVLNAIWILIAAILVIFMNAGFGMLETGFCRQKNAVNILSKNLIVFALATLSFWAIGFSLMFGSGNGFIGGGGWFLSSTDPATYGLDPFPGGLPIPVFFLFQAAFAGTAATIVSGAVAERIEFIAFVLFSLLIVGISYPISGHWVWGGGMLSDIGFLGTGFSDFAGSTVVHSVGGWAALMGAAILGPRLGKYEDGQARAIPGHSMSIATLGCLILWIGWFGFNPGSQLAADEFVPYIAVTTNLAAAAGGVSATAVSWLKDGKPDLSMIINGILAGLVGITAGCDGVSYLGAVIIGLIAGAIVVYSVGIIDTVLKIDDPVGAISVHLVNGAWGTIAVGLFNTESGLFYGGGANQLMAQIIGILTIGGFTVLLSTIFWLALKATVGIRVHPEQEFEGLDIAEHGMEAYSGFLKESSGVRSGGMADAMKAASSKGSSD, encoded by the coding sequence ATGTTATGGGGTCGTCGCAGTACTCTCAATTGGATTGCCTGTATTCCCCTATCCGCAATCATTGTGGTGATTTGGGAAGTAGCCGCCCAAGCTCAAGAAGCTGCCCAACCCGGGTCTCCAGAATATATCCAAGGAGTCCTCAATGCCATTTGGATTTTAATTGCTGCCATCCTGGTCATCTTCATGAATGCCGGGTTTGGTATGTTAGAAACTGGATTTTGTCGTCAGAAAAACGCGGTCAACATCCTGTCCAAAAACCTGATTGTTTTTGCCCTAGCAACTCTCAGCTTTTGGGCTATTGGCTTTTCCCTGATGTTTGGCTCGGGTAATGGCTTCATCGGTGGTGGCGGTTGGTTCCTCAGCAGCACCGATCCGGCAACCTATGGACTCGATCCATTCCCTGGAGGGTTACCCATTCCGGTATTCTTCCTTTTCCAAGCTGCCTTTGCTGGAACGGCTGCCACGATTGTTTCCGGAGCAGTAGCAGAACGGATTGAGTTTATCGCCTTTGTCCTCTTCTCCCTACTGATTGTGGGCATTAGCTATCCTATCTCAGGTCACTGGGTTTGGGGTGGCGGTATGTTAAGCGATATTGGTTTCCTGGGTACGGGATTTTCTGATTTCGCTGGTTCTACCGTCGTTCACTCTGTTGGAGGTTGGGCAGCTCTGATGGGTGCGGCAATCTTAGGGCCTCGGCTGGGTAAATATGAAGATGGCCAAGCCCGCGCGATTCCCGGCCACAGTATGAGTATTGCCACATTAGGATGTCTCATCCTCTGGATTGGCTGGTTTGGATTTAACCCCGGTTCCCAACTGGCGGCTGATGAATTCGTTCCCTATATTGCTGTAACGACTAACCTAGCTGCTGCTGCTGGTGGGGTTTCAGCTACCGCTGTTTCTTGGCTCAAAGATGGTAAGCCTGACCTATCGATGATCATCAATGGTATTCTGGCTGGTCTGGTAGGGATTACGGCGGGTTGCGATGGAGTGTCTTATCTCGGAGCTGTGATTATTGGCTTAATTGCTGGAGCGATCGTTGTCTATTCTGTCGGCATCATCGATACCGTTCTCAAAATTGATGACCCTGTGGGTGCGATTTCGGTTCACTTAGTTAATGGGGCTTGGGGAACTATAGCTGTTGGCTTATTTAATACGGAATCTGGTCTATTTTATGGCGGTGGAGCCAATCAACTGATGGCCCAAATTATCGGTATTCTAACCATTGGTGGCTTTACGGTGTTGCTCAGTACCATCTTCTGGTTAGCGCTCAAAGCAACAGTCGGTATCCGCGTCCATCCAGAACAAGAGTTTGAAGGCTTGGATATCGCTGAACATGGCATGGAAGCTTACAGTGGATTCTTGAAAGAGTCCAGTGGGGTAAGGAGTGGAGGAATGGCAGATGCAATGAAGGCGGCTAGTTCTAAAGGTAGCTCAGACTAA
- a CDS encoding ArsR/SmtB family transcription factor has translation MESTKITDLSLDDISRVFAALGQSSRLKIVRLLLSANPKGLPAGEIQKELGISAPTLSHHLDKLRQVGIVTAEKERQWIWYSVRSQTLKSLIDFLFEECCTRNQVISLDEMNVAPTRESEDAEA, from the coding sequence ATGGAATCGACTAAAATCACTGACCTATCTCTTGACGACATTTCAAGGGTCTTTGCTGCTCTAGGACAATCTTCACGTTTAAAAATTGTCCGCTTACTGCTGTCCGCTAATCCAAAGGGGTTACCGGCTGGAGAGATTCAGAAGGAACTGGGGATTTCTGCGCCCACCTTGTCCCACCATCTGGACAAGTTACGACAGGTGGGTATTGTGACCGCAGAAAAAGAGCGTCAGTGGATCTGGTACAGTGTTCGATCCCAAACTCTCAAATCTCTGATTGACTTCCTCTTTGAGGAGTGTTGCACGCGCAATCAAGTCATTTCATTGGATGAAATGAACGTTGCACCAACTCGTGAATCAGAAGATGCAGAGGCTTGA
- a CDS encoding sensor histidine kinase, which yields MGRFSGWKSYSNHPFYLLLYLEWILLAIAVLATFAPSPDAIHFSPPPRPQGLEIPPPHPPMPPSRPGNPSRFIPGILASIGSLGLMGLRLPQVHHPWIYQVLYTTLGFGLSCLAIAFGGRGATFFSALLLVVVIRGCLMFPWRGRVMVALVAYVSFLGMLMGTILKRVGFFQYLSRKVEQPADLMQFLSPRSQGFILHLTVNSALLFGWVLVLVLLLVGALLSEKKSRQDLKEAHRELRQYALLVENQAALQERNRIAREIHDSVGHYLTAQSIQLENSAVFLAEDPPKAQGYLKEAQRLGKEALKDVRHSVSALRTDPLKGKTFEAALMELLQEVKQTTGIRIECKFKVKSALSQKCSTALYRVVQEALTNVARHSEATRVQVYLMEASGMVCLRLQDNGQGFERNLNSTGFGLRGMQDRIQAIGGRFEIKSASGKGCQVEADIPIN from the coding sequence ATGGGACGTTTTTCTGGATGGAAATCTTATTCTAATCATCCATTTTATCTTTTGCTTTACTTAGAATGGATTTTGCTGGCAATTGCAGTATTAGCAACCTTTGCCCCCTCTCCCGATGCTATTCATTTTTCACCGCCTCCACGTCCCCAGGGTTTGGAAATACCTCCCCCGCATCCCCCCATGCCACCGAGTCGCCCAGGAAATCCCAGCCGGTTTATTCCCGGAATTCTCGCCAGTATTGGTAGTTTGGGATTAATGGGTTTGCGCTTACCTCAAGTCCATCACCCATGGATTTATCAGGTACTGTATACAACTTTAGGGTTTGGTTTGAGTTGCTTGGCAATTGCCTTTGGGGGGCGAGGGGCAACGTTTTTTTCCGCTCTCTTGCTGGTAGTTGTCATTCGAGGCTGTTTAATGTTTCCCTGGCGCGGACGGGTGATGGTGGCACTGGTAGCTTATGTTTCGTTTTTGGGGATGTTGATGGGAACGATTCTAAAACGGGTGGGATTTTTTCAGTATTTGTCCCGTAAGGTGGAGCAACCTGCCGATTTGATGCAGTTTTTGTCTCCCAGATCCCAAGGCTTTATTCTCCACTTAACCGTTAATTCAGCTCTTTTATTTGGATGGGTATTAGTGTTGGTTCTGTTGTTAGTAGGAGCGCTACTGAGTGAAAAAAAAAGCCGACAAGATTTAAAAGAAGCTCATCGGGAACTACGCCAATATGCCCTGTTGGTGGAAAATCAAGCGGCATTGCAAGAGAGAAATCGTATTGCTCGTGAGATTCATGATTCTGTTGGCCATTATTTAACCGCTCAGAGTATCCAGTTGGAGAATTCAGCGGTGTTTTTAGCTGAAGATCCCCCTAAGGCTCAGGGGTATTTAAAGGAAGCACAACGGTTAGGGAAAGAAGCACTTAAGGATGTGCGCCATTCGGTGTCTGCTCTGCGAACCGATCCGTTGAAGGGGAAGACGTTTGAAGCTGCTCTGATGGAGTTATTGCAAGAGGTGAAGCAGACGACGGGAATTCGCATTGAATGCAAGTTTAAGGTGAAGTCAGCGTTATCCCAAAAATGCTCGACAGCGCTGTATCGGGTGGTGCAGGAGGCTCTGACGAATGTGGCGCGTCATAGTGAGGCAACGCGGGTACAAGTGTATCTGATGGAAGCGAGTGGAATGGTGTGCTTGCGTTTGCAGGATAATGGACAAGGATTTGAGCGGAATCTCAATTCTACAGGGTTTGGGTTGCGAGGAATGCAAGACCGAATTCAGGCGATCGGTGGACGTTTTGAAATCAAGAGTGCGTCAGGGAAAGGGTGTCAAGTTGAGGCAGATATTCCGATCAATTAA
- a CDS encoding ROK family protein produces the protein MSIYLGIDIGASTVKLGLWDSENGVIGDRLDNPSRASEGPDATVNVIKTAAQEIFKINDINPKDIKAIGASCPAPIDPSGLCVYPTNIDRSWQGVNVQQKISDSFSLPALLLNDGDAAAYREYTVREAQNQASSSMAQFITGTGLGGALIINSKIFSGPGVGAEFGHILTDTSDNADLCGCGATGCAETRASLLGLRNMVKHRQAKGNVPKALQGDPMEVAKILRELGQDENPLQDVTDIWHEYFTNLGRAVRSVINTVGCDLIVISGGAQERRKNASDQSYERFKQDAIGWIRHEIDHSFPHLKKTRVEWSIDTLPDSAAYGAAQYSATHW, from the coding sequence ATGAGCATTTATTTGGGCATCGATATCGGAGCCAGTACGGTAAAACTGGGATTATGGGATTCGGAAAACGGGGTAATTGGCGATCGCCTAGACAACCCCAGTCGCGCTTCCGAAGGCCCGGATGCTACCGTAAACGTGATAAAAACCGCCGCCCAAGAGATCTTCAAAATCAATGACATTAATCCAAAAGATATTAAGGCGATCGGCGCATCTTGTCCCGCCCCCATCGACCCCTCAGGACTATGCGTTTATCCCACCAATATCGATCGCTCCTGGCAAGGCGTTAACGTCCAACAGAAAATCTCCGATAGCTTCAGCTTACCTGCACTCCTGCTCAACGATGGTGATGCTGCCGCCTACCGAGAATACACCGTGAGAGAAGCCCAAAATCAAGCCTCTTCCTCCATGGCTCAGTTTATTACCGGAACCGGATTAGGAGGAGCCTTAATCATCAACAGTAAAATCTTTTCTGGTCCTGGAGTCGGCGCAGAATTCGGCCATATTCTCACAGATACCAGCGACAACGCCGACCTTTGTGGATGTGGTGCGACAGGATGTGCCGAAACCAGAGCCTCCCTACTCGGTCTCAGAAACATGGTCAAACATCGACAAGCCAAAGGCAATGTCCCCAAAGCACTGCAAGGTGACCCCATGGAAGTGGCCAAAATACTCCGCGAACTCGGTCAAGACGAGAATCCCCTCCAAGATGTTACGGACATCTGGCATGAATATTTTACTAATCTGGGAAGAGCGGTCAGAAGCGTCATCAATACGGTCGGATGCGACCTGATTGTGATCTCCGGTGGAGCGCAGGAAAGACGGAAAAATGCATCCGATCAATCTTATGAACGATTTAAACAGGATGCTATTGGTTGGATTCGCCATGAAATTGACCATTCTTTCCCCCACTTGAAAAAGACGAGAGTCGAATGGTCAATTGATACCCTCCCCGACAGCGCAGCCTACGGTGCAGCCCAATACAGCGCTACCCACTGGTAA
- a CDS encoding 4-hydroxy-3-methylbut-2-enyl diphosphate reductase, with protein sequence MDTKAFSSTLKKSDNYHRKGFGHKEEVTELMNTAYQSPLVQQLRENNYTLTQGKVTIRLAESFGFCWGVERAVAMAYETREHFPTEEIWITNEIIHNPDVNDHLRKMNVQFVPVEGNTKDFSVVNSGDVVILPAFGASVQEMKQLYDKDCKIVDTTCPWVSKVWNTVERHKKKSYTSIIHGKYKHEETVATSSFAGTYLIVLNMAEAEYVCNYILHGGDKTEFLEKFSRACSEGFDPDRDLVAVGIANQTTMLKSETEQIGKLFEHTMMKKYGPDTLTEHFHSFNTICDATQERQDAMLGLVEESMDLMVVIGGFNSSNTTHLQEIAIARGIPSYHIDGGARILADNRIEHKPLDGAISIADDWLPSGEIVIGITSGASTPDKAVEEVLEKIFAAKA encoded by the coding sequence ATGGATACTAAAGCCTTTTCTAGCACGCTCAAAAAATCTGACAATTACCATCGCAAAGGGTTCGGTCACAAAGAGGAAGTGACTGAGTTAATGAACACGGCATATCAAAGTCCCCTGGTGCAACAGTTGCGCGAGAATAACTATACGCTCACTCAGGGAAAGGTAACCATCCGATTGGCTGAGTCCTTTGGATTTTGTTGGGGAGTGGAACGAGCAGTAGCCATGGCTTATGAAACTCGCGAACATTTCCCCACGGAAGAGATCTGGATTACCAATGAGATTATCCATAATCCAGATGTTAATGACCATTTGCGCAAGATGAATGTGCAGTTTGTTCCGGTTGAAGGAAATACTAAAGATTTCTCGGTGGTGAACTCAGGAGATGTGGTGATTTTACCTGCTTTTGGCGCAAGCGTGCAGGAAATGAAGCAGCTCTATGACAAGGACTGTAAAATTGTGGATACCACTTGCCCCTGGGTATCTAAGGTCTGGAATACAGTAGAAAGACACAAAAAGAAAAGCTACACTTCGATTATTCATGGTAAATATAAGCACGAGGAAACTGTAGCCACAAGTTCCTTTGCAGGAACCTATTTAATTGTCCTGAATATGGCAGAAGCAGAATATGTCTGTAACTATATTCTTCATGGGGGAGATAAGACGGAGTTCTTAGAAAAGTTTAGTCGAGCTTGCTCGGAAGGGTTCGATCCTGACCGAGATTTAGTTGCGGTGGGAATTGCCAATCAAACTACCATGCTCAAAAGTGAAACGGAGCAGATTGGCAAGTTGTTTGAACATACCATGATGAAAAAGTATGGCCCTGATACCTTGACGGAGCATTTTCATAGTTTTAATACGATTTGTGATGCCACCCAAGAGCGCCAGGATGCCATGTTAGGCTTGGTGGAAGAATCCATGGATTTGATGGTGGTCATTGGTGGCTTTAATTCATCGAATACGACCCATTTACAAGAAATTGCGATCGCCAGAGGCATTCCTTCCTATCATATTGATGGGGGCGCTCGCATTTTGGCCGATAATCGCATTGAACATAAACCCTTGGATGGGGCGATCTCCATTGCTGACGATTGGTTACCTTCTGGTGAGATTGTAATTGGTATTACTTCTGGTGCTTCCACTCCCGATAAGGCGGTGGAAGAGGTCTTAGAAAAGATTTTTGCTGCTAAAGCGTAG
- a CDS encoding GDSL-type esterase/lipase family protein, translating to MFNRRKKIPIWVGLSLSANVVLALLLIQGQREMDSVEGRSLLPTTDNPSGIPAQAQIVSVKTGVQQSVTPAPTPSSSPSPAPAPDKPQSHHLTYQEWVELLAREAQVAATQQPENLSILAGDSISLWFPPALLPRGQTWLNQGISGETSGGLYRRLPLLDGTNPKTIFILIGINDLLKGVSDREILDNHKQIIQDLKWNHPQTKLVIQSILPHQGPQATWEQKERLLSVSNERIRQLNQHLWALAQSHGVYYLDLYPLFATAQGSLRAELTTDGLHLNHQGYLIWSTAMQMFSQHYLDSRQGYP from the coding sequence GTGTTCAACCGTAGAAAAAAAATTCCCATTTGGGTAGGATTATCTCTATCTGCCAATGTGGTCTTAGCTTTATTACTGATCCAGGGGCAGCGTGAGATGGACTCGGTCGAAGGGCGATCGCTCTTACCAACGACAGATAATCCTTCAGGTATTCCTGCTCAAGCCCAGATCGTCTCAGTGAAGACGGGTGTCCAACAGAGCGTTACCCCAGCTCCAACCCCATCTTCATCCCCATCTCCAGCCCCAGCCCCCGATAAACCTCAGAGTCATCACCTGACCTATCAAGAATGGGTGGAACTCTTGGCTAGAGAAGCCCAAGTTGCAGCGACTCAACAACCGGAAAATTTATCCATTTTAGCGGGAGACTCAATTAGTTTATGGTTTCCTCCAGCCTTGCTACCTCGTGGACAAACTTGGCTCAACCAGGGGATTTCTGGGGAAACTTCTGGGGGGTTATATCGCCGTTTACCTCTTTTAGATGGCACGAACCCCAAAACGATCTTTATTCTAATTGGCATTAACGATTTGCTCAAGGGAGTGAGCGATCGCGAAATCTTGGATAACCATAAGCAAATTATTCAAGACCTGAAATGGAATCACCCCCAGACAAAACTGGTCATCCAATCTATCTTGCCCCATCAAGGGCCACAGGCGACTTGGGAACAGAAAGAACGTCTTTTATCGGTCTCGAATGAACGAATTCGCCAACTGAATCAACACCTTTGGGCCCTAGCTCAGTCCCACGGAGTATATTATCTTGATTTATATCCCCTGTTTGCAACTGCACAAGGGAGTCTGCGGGCTGAGTTAACTACTGATGGCTTACATCTGAATCATCAAGGCTATTTGATTTGGAGTACGGCTATGCAAATGTTCAGCCAACATTACCTAGACTCTCGCCAGGGCTATCCCTAA
- the purE gene encoding 5-(carboxyamino)imidazole ribonucleotide mutase: MSDPLVGIIMGSDSDLPTMKVAIAVCEDFQIPTEVAIVSAHRTPERMVTYAQKAHERGIKVIIAGAGGAAHLPGMVASLTPLPVIGVPVASRHLQGLDSLYSIVQMPRGIPVATVAIGNAQNAGLLAIQILATSQPQLLQAVQAYRQQLNQSVIDKQTQLERLGYADYLESM, encoded by the coding sequence ATGTCCGATCCTCTCGTTGGTATTATTATGGGCAGTGATTCCGATCTGCCCACTATGAAAGTGGCGATCGCCGTTTGCGAAGATTTTCAAATCCCAACTGAAGTAGCCATTGTTTCTGCCCATCGCACGCCCGAACGGATGGTCACCTATGCCCAGAAAGCCCATGAACGGGGCATTAAAGTGATTATCGCTGGCGCTGGAGGGGCAGCCCATCTACCGGGCATGGTCGCTTCATTAACGCCTTTACCGGTTATTGGTGTACCTGTAGCCTCTCGCCATCTACAAGGACTCGACTCCCTCTACTCCATTGTACAGATGCCCAGAGGAATTCCCGTGGCGACCGTGGCGATCGGCAACGCTCAGAATGCCGGACTATTAGCCATTCAAATCTTAGCCACTTCTCAACCCCAGTTACTGCAAGCCGTTCAAGCCTATCGCCAACAACTCAATCAATCGGTAATTGATAAACAAACTCAATTAGAACGTCTGGGATATGCAGATTACTTAGAAAGTATGTAA
- a CDS encoding class I SAM-dependent methyltransferase, which yields MFDELEKINERPEPFQFYTASDLWTDEHTSKHMLSFHLNPAIDVSSRKVEFINRSVEWILSEFNIGSETYLADFGCGPGLYASRLAKRDASVTGIDFSKRSIEYAKEIAAREQLNISYVNQNYLDFDTEERFDLVLMIMCDFCALSPTQRKKILDLFHKILKPSGSVLLDVYSLAAFEQREETATYEVNQLNSFWSPHKYYGFLNTFKYNQEKVVLDKYTIIESERTRYVYNWLQYFTPEELEPELVNAGFAIKEIYSDVAGTPYDRQSREFAVIANRV from the coding sequence ATGTTTGACGAATTAGAAAAAATTAACGAACGTCCCGAACCATTCCAATTTTACACCGCAAGCGATCTCTGGACTGATGAACATACATCAAAGCACATGCTCTCCTTTCATCTTAATCCAGCCATTGATGTTTCTTCGAGAAAAGTTGAATTCATAAATCGATCGGTGGAATGGATCCTATCTGAATTCAACATCGGCAGTGAAACTTATTTAGCTGATTTTGGCTGTGGTCCTGGACTGTATGCAAGCCGTTTGGCGAAACGCGACGCATCTGTAACCGGCATCGATTTCTCGAAGAGATCCATCGAGTACGCAAAGGAAATTGCAGCCCGCGAACAATTAAATATCAGCTATGTAAATCAGAACTACCTGGATTTTGACACAGAAGAACGATTCGACCTCGTGCTGATGATTATGTGTGATTTCTGCGCCCTTAGTCCAACACAAAGAAAAAAAATACTAGACCTATTCCATAAGATTTTAAAACCGAGCGGTTCAGTCCTACTTGATGTTTATTCCCTGGCTGCATTTGAACAAAGGGAAGAAACGGCAACATATGAGGTGAACCAACTCAACAGTTTCTGGTCACCTCACAAGTATTACGGCTTTCTAAATACCTTCAAATACAATCAAGAGAAGGTAGTGCTGGACAAGTACACAATTATTGAGTCAGAGCGAACCAGATATGTGTACAACTGGTTGCAATATTTTACGCCTGAAGAGCTTGAGCCTGAGTTGGTTAATGCTGGTTTTGCAATTAAAGAGATCTATTCCGACGTTGCGGGAACCCCTTACGATCGACAATCGAGAGAATTTGCCGTCATTGCCAATAGAGTGTAG
- a CDS encoding PEP-CTERM sorting domain-containing protein, with protein sequence MTLKPQNPLPLLLHTVATMAGVACYLTIPSASAATLIDLDFNSGVDSFGNAQGDLVFKGLQGFEVTFTDDNSFGSVGGDANGVHITNLNYGNRKVGSSDLVLGAFNSFVWNHNYHSSGIVAQFNQGVTSVQLDDTDDDRTVKALFAFNQAGDLIGQTPFRSGFTNPTPFFIDTSMTGGELIHSIEFDTQPGTAGGSFDGTVFTIDNFSVTGTPITSQSVPEPFSILGTSLAFGFGLLLRRKALKAN encoded by the coding sequence ATGACTCTCAAACCCCAAAACCCATTACCCCTGTTACTCCATACAGTTGCTACCATGGCTGGAGTAGCCTGTTATTTAACCATCCCATCGGCATCTGCGGCAACTCTCATCGATCTAGATTTTAATAGTGGCGTTGACAGTTTCGGGAACGCACAAGGAGATCTAGTTTTCAAAGGCTTACAGGGTTTTGAAGTAACCTTTACCGATGATAATTCATTCGGTTCTGTTGGAGGAGACGCTAACGGCGTACATATTACCAATCTAAATTATGGCAATCGAAAAGTTGGTAGTAGCGATCTCGTTTTGGGAGCATTCAATAGTTTTGTTTGGAATCATAATTACCATAGCAGTGGTATTGTCGCCCAGTTTAACCAAGGAGTGACTTCTGTCCAACTTGATGATACCGATGACGATCGCACTGTAAAAGCACTATTTGCCTTCAATCAAGCAGGGGATTTAATTGGACAAACTCCCTTTAGATCGGGATTTACAAACCCTACTCCTTTCTTCATTGATACCAGTATGACCGGTGGGGAATTGATTCATTCCATTGAATTTGATACTCAACCTGGAACAGCAGGAGGCTCTTTTGATGGTACAGTCTTCACCATTGATAACTTTTCAGTAACTGGCACACCCATAACGTCCCAATCTGTTCCCGAACCCTTCTCTATTTTAGGAACCAGTCTAGCCTTCGGCTTTGGACTTCTCCTGAGACGAAAAGCGTTGAAGGCTAATTAG
- a CDS encoding permease translates to MATNVLTRLNRSVLKLDRVVLAIALILFLLALIERSQVSDTLAFTLNSLSSVAPFLFLSIGIAAYTQASGADNLISRAFQGRISVMVVVASVFGAFSPFCSCGVIPLIAALLTMGVPVAAVMAFWLSSPLMDPSMFVLTVGTLGLQFAIAKTVATIGIGLLGGFGTLALIRSGIAVRSFTQPLREGVGNGGCGGSRVRKPKPIVWKFWQQVERRQKFWHSAGKNAWFLGKWLALAFMIESLMLVYIPNAWIETLVGDASFLSIVGAALVGIPLYLNGFAALPLIGGLIQQGMAPGAGMAFLLAGGATSIPAMIAVFALARRPVFLAYLSFAFIGSVIAGLMYAVIF, encoded by the coding sequence ATGGCAACTAATGTACTGACAAGATTGAATCGTAGCGTTCTGAAACTCGATCGGGTGGTATTGGCGATCGCCCTCATCCTTTTCCTGCTCGCCCTCATCGAACGCTCCCAAGTCTCTGATACCCTAGCCTTCACACTCAACAGTCTTTCGAGTGTCGCCCCTTTTTTATTCCTATCCATTGGAATTGCCGCGTATACCCAAGCAAGCGGTGCAGATAACCTGATCTCCAGAGCCTTTCAAGGTCGAATCTCAGTAATGGTGGTTGTCGCTTCTGTATTTGGAGCCTTTTCACCTTTTTGTTCCTGTGGCGTTATCCCCCTCATTGCCGCCTTACTCACCATGGGTGTACCTGTCGCTGCGGTGATGGCATTCTGGCTTTCATCTCCCTTGATGGACCCGTCTATGTTTGTGCTGACGGTGGGGACACTAGGTCTACAGTTTGCGATCGCCAAAACAGTCGCAACCATTGGTATCGGATTATTAGGTGGTTTTGGCACATTAGCCCTGATCCGTTCCGGTATTGCCGTCAGATCCTTTACCCAACCCCTACGTGAAGGAGTGGGCAATGGAGGCTGTGGGGGCAGTCGAGTCCGCAAACCCAAGCCCATCGTCTGGAAATTCTGGCAGCAAGTCGAGCGACGACAAAAATTTTGGCACAGTGCCGGTAAAAACGCCTGGTTCTTAGGAAAATGGCTTGCTTTAGCCTTCATGATTGAGAGCCTGATGCTCGTTTACATTCCCAATGCTTGGATTGAGACCCTAGTTGGCGATGCCAGTTTTCTCTCGATTGTCGGCGCTGCACTCGTAGGCATTCCACTCTATCTCAATGGTTTTGCTGCCTTGCCCCTGATTGGCGGACTCATTCAACAGGGGATGGCACCAGGAGCTGGCATGGCCTTTCTGTTAGCTGGTGGTGCAACCAGCATCCCCGCAATGATTGCTGTGTTCGCCCTCGCCCGTCGTCCCGTCTTTTTGGCCTATCTGAGCTTTGCCTTTATTGGCTCTGTCATAGCTGGCCTAATGTATGCTGTCATCTTTTAG